Proteins encoded by one window of Lathyrus oleraceus cultivar Zhongwan6 chromosome 1, CAAS_Psat_ZW6_1.0, whole genome shotgun sequence:
- the LOC127117726 gene encoding putative ABC transporter B family member 8 isoform X1, with the protein MSSEKEGEVRKSKEGGSISIILRYSDWIDVILMLMGALGAIGDGMSTNVLLLFASRIMNSLGYNNNSDTNSMNEVEKCSLYFVYLGLTTMVVAFLEGYCWSKTSERQVLRIRYKYLEAVLRQEVGFFDSQETNTSEIINSISKDTNLIQEVLSEKVPLFLMQSSSFISGIAFATYFSWRLALVAFPTLILLIIPGMIYGKYLIYLSKSSMKEYGKANAIVQQALSSIKTVYSFTAEKRTMEKYSEILDRTSKLGVKQGIAKGVAVGSIGLSFAIWGFLAWYGSHLVMYKGESGGRIYAAGICFIMSGLSLGVVLPDLKYFTEVSIAASRIFAMLDRTPEIDGEDTTKGTTLQTINGNLNFEHVKFTYPSRQETIVLCDFNLQIEAGKTVALVGASGSGKSTVIALVQRFYDANEGVVRVDGFDIKSLQLKWLRSKMGLVSQEHAMFGTSIKENIMFGKNDATVDEIVAAATAANAHNFIRQLPDGYETKIGERGALLSGGQKQRIAIARAIIKNPVILLLDEATSALDSESELLVQNALDQASLGRTTLVVAHKLSTIRNADLIAVVSNGCIIETGTHNELINTPNGHYAKLAKLQTQLSINDDQDQIQEQQSILLSAARTSAGRTSTAKSSPKSPLPNDVNPIAISKISHSSPSFSRLLFLNSPEWKQGLIGTLSAIAFGSIQPLYALTIGGMISAFFAKSHQEMKHRIMNYSLIFTSLSVASITLNLIQHYNFAYMGAKLTKRIRLRMLEKILTFETAWFDEEKNSSGALCSRLSNEASMVKSLVADRVCLLVQTASSVTIAMIIGLVVAWKLALVMIAVQPLTILCFYTRKVLLSTLSTKFVKAQNQSTQIAVEAVYNHRIVTSFGSITKVLRLFDEAQEAPRMEARKKSWLAGIGMGSAQCVTFMCWALDFWYGGKLVQKREISSGDVFKTFFVLVSTGKVIAEAGSMTSDLAKSSTAVASVFEILDRQSLIPKAGEENNGIKLEKMSGKIELKNVDFSYPSRAKTLILNKFCLEVKAGKSIGLVGKSGCGKSTVIALIQRFYDVERGSVKIDNVDLRELDIHWYRQQTSLVSQEPVIYSGTIRDNILFGKQDANENEVVEAARSANAHDFISSLKDGYETQCGERGVQLSGGQKQRIAIARAIIRNPIILLLDEATSALDVQSEQVVQEALDRIMVGRTTIVVAHRLNTIKELDSIAYVLEGKIVEQGSYSQLKHKRGAFFNLANHQIQT; encoded by the exons ATGAGTTCTGAAAAAGAGGGGGAGGTGAGGAAATCAAAAGAGGGAGGTTCAATAAGTATTATTTTGAGATATAGTGATTGGATTGATGTTATTTTAATGTTGATGGGTGCATTGGGAGCAATTGGAGATGGAATGTCAACAAATGTTTTGCTTCTCTTTGCTAGCCGTATTATGAACAGCTTAGGTTACAATAATAATAGTGACACTAATTCCATGAATGAAGTTGAAAAG TGTAGCTTATATTTTGTCTACTTGGGATTGACAACTATGGTGGTGGCTTTTTTAG AAGGATATTGTTGGAGCAAAACAAGTGAGAGGCAAGTGTTGAGAATTAGGTACAAGTATTTGGAAGCTGTTCTTAGACAAGAAGTTGGTTTTTTTGATTCACAAGAAACAAACACTTCTGAAATCATTAATAGCATATCAAAGGACACTAATCTAATCCAAGAAGTTCTAAGTGAAAAG GTTCCTTTATTTTTGATGCAATCATCATCATTCATATCAGGGATAGCTTTTGCAACCTACTTTTCATGGAGATTAGCATTAGTAGCATTTCCAACACTCATCTTACTCATAATCCCAGGCATGATATATGGAAAATACCTAATCTACTTATCAAAATCATCCATGAAAGAGTATGGCAAAGCAAATGCAATTGTTCAACAAGCATTAAGCTCAATAAAAACAGTGTATTCATTCACAGCAGAGAAGAGAACAATGGAGAAATATTCAGAAATATTAGATAGAACTTCAAAGCTAGGAGTAAAACAAGGTATTGCTAAGGGTGTTGCAGTTGGAAGCATTGGTTTGTCTTTTGCAATTTGGGGGTTTCTTGCTTGGTATGGAAGTCATTTGGTTATGTATAAAGGAGAGAGTGGTGGAAGAATTTATGCTGCTGGAATTTGCTTCATTATGAGTGGATT GTCCTTAGGAGTGGTACTTCCGGATTTGAAATACTTCACAGAAGTATCAATTGCTGCATCAAGAATATTTGCAATGCTTGATAGAACACCAGAGATTGACGGTGAAGACACAACAAAAGGAACCACATTACAAACAATTAACGGAAACTTAAATTTCGAACATGTAAAATTCACATACCCTTCGCGTCAAGAAACTATTGTACTATGTGATTTCAATCTTCAAATCGAAGCGGGAAAAACTGTTGCATTAGTCGGTGCAAGCGGAAGCGGTAAGTCGACCGTAATAGCATTAGTACAAAGATTTTATGATGCTAATGAAGGTGTTGTTAGGGTGGACGGTTTTGATATAAAGAGTTTGCAGTTGAAATGGTTGAGAAGTAAAATGGGACTTGTGAGTCAAGAACATGCCATGTTTGGGACTTCTATTAAGGAGAATATTATGTTCGGAAAAAATGATGCTACTGTGGATGAGATTGTTGCTGCTGCTACGGCCGCTAATGCTCATAATTTCATTAGACAGCTTCCTGATGGTTATGAAACTAAA ATTGGAGAGAGGGGTGCACTTCTTTCAGGAGGACAAAAGCAAAGAATAGCCATTGCAAGAGCAATCATAAAAAATCCAGTAATTCTTCTACTTGATGAAGCTACTAGTGCACTTGATTCTGAATCTGAATTATTGGTTCAAAATGCTCTTGATCAAGCTTCTTTGGGAAGAACTACTTTG GTTGTTGCACACAAACTATCAACAATCAGAAATGCAGACCTAATAGCAGTTGTAAGCAATGGTTGTATCATTGAAACTGGGACACACAATGAACTCATCAACACACCAAATGGCCATTATGCAAAGTTAGCAAAACTACAAACACAATTAAGCATTAATGATGATCAAGATCAAATTCAAGAACAACAATCCATTCTTCTTTCTGCAGCAAGAACTAGTGCAGGTAGAACAAGCACTGCAAAATCAAGTCCGAAATCGCCATTACCTAATGATGTTAATCCAATCGCCATATCTAAAATCTCTCATTCGTCGCCTTCGTTTTCAAGGCTACTTTTCTTGAATTCGCCTGAATGGAAACAAGGACTAATTGGAACACTTTCGGCTATAGCCTTTGGTTCGATTCAACCTTTGTATGCATTAACAATCGGTGGAATGATTTCGGCTTTTTTCGCTAAAAGTCATCAAGAAATGAAACACAGAATCATGAACTATTCGTTGATTTTCACTTCTCTATCGGTTGCTTCGATTACACTCAATCTCATACAACACTACAATTTTGCTTATATGGGAGCAAAGTTAACAAAAAGGATAAGATTGCGTATGTTGGAGAAAATCTTAACCTTCGAAACTGCTTGGTTTGATGAAGAGAAAAATTCTAGTGGAGCATTGTGTTCGAGGTTAAGCAACGAAGCTTCGATGGTGAAATCGCTCGTTGCTGATAGAGTTTGTTTACTCGTTCAAACGGCTTCCTCTGTCACAATCGCGATGATCATAGGACTTGTCGTAGCATGGAAGCTAGCTCTTGTTATGATCGCGGTTCAACCGCTTACGATACTTTGTTTTTATACGCGAAAGGTTTTGCTTTCTACGCTTTCGACTAAATTCGTTAAGGCGCAGAACCAAAGCACGCAGATCGCGGTCGAGGCGGTTTATAATCACAGAATTGTAACTTCATTCGGAAGCATCACAAAAGTTTTGAGACTGTTCGACGAGGCGCAAGAGGCGCCGAGGATGGAAGCTAGGAAGAAATCATGGCTAGCTGGGATTGGTATGGGATCTGCTCAGTGTGTGACGTTTATGTGTTGGGCTTTGGATTTTTGGTATGGTGGAAAATTGGTTCAAAAGAGAGAAATTTCTTCTGGTGATGTGTTTAAAACCTTTTTTGTTTTGGTTAGTACCGGAAAAGTTATAGCTGAAGCTGGTAGCATGACTTCTGATCTTGCTAAAAGTTCAACTGCTGTTGCATCTGTGTTTGAAATTCTTGATAGACAATCACTTATTCCTAAG GCCGGAGAAGAAAACAATGGAATAAAATTGGAAAAAATGAGTGGAAAAATAGAGTTAAAGAATGTTGATTTTTCGTATCCGAGTAGAGCAAAGACACTAATTTTGAACAAATTTTGCTTGGAAGTGAAGGCAGGAAAAAGTATTGGACTAGTTGGAAAAAGTGGATGTGGAAAATCAACAGTGATTGCATTAATACAAAGATTCTATGATGTTGAAAGAGGATCAGTGAAAATTGATAATGTGGATTTAAGAGAATTAGATATTCATTGGTATAGACAACAAACTTCATTAGTAAGTCAAGAACCTGTGATTTATTCTGGTACCATACGTGATAATATTTTGTTTGGAAAACAAGATGCTAATGAAAATGAAGTTGTTGAGGCTGCTAGATCCGCAAATGCTCACGATTTCATTTC ATCATTGAAAGATGGATATGAAACACAATGTGGAGAAAGAGGAGTTCAATTATCAGGTGGACAAAAGCAAAGAATAGCAATTGCAAGGGCCATAATTAGAAATCCAATCATACTTCTACTTGATGAGGCAACAAGTGCTTTGGATGTACAATCAGAACAAGTTGTGCAAGAAGCACTTGATAGGATTATGGTAGGAAGAACAACCATTGTTGTGGCACATAGGCTTAATACAATCAAAGAACTTGATTCTATTGCTTATGTGTTAGAGGGTAAGATTGTGGAACAAGGAAGCTATTCCCAGCTTAAGCACAAGAGAGGTGCTTTTTTCAACCTTGCCAACCATCAAATCCAAACTTAG
- the LOC127117726 gene encoding putative ABC transporter B family member 8 isoform X2 has product MKLKSLYFVYLGLTTMVVAFLEGYCWSKTSERQVLRIRYKYLEAVLRQEVGFFDSQETNTSEIINSISKDTNLIQEVLSEKVPLFLMQSSSFISGIAFATYFSWRLALVAFPTLILLIIPGMIYGKYLIYLSKSSMKEYGKANAIVQQALSSIKTVYSFTAEKRTMEKYSEILDRTSKLGVKQGIAKGVAVGSIGLSFAIWGFLAWYGSHLVMYKGESGGRIYAAGICFIMSGLSLGVVLPDLKYFTEVSIAASRIFAMLDRTPEIDGEDTTKGTTLQTINGNLNFEHVKFTYPSRQETIVLCDFNLQIEAGKTVALVGASGSGKSTVIALVQRFYDANEGVVRVDGFDIKSLQLKWLRSKMGLVSQEHAMFGTSIKENIMFGKNDATVDEIVAAATAANAHNFIRQLPDGYETKIGERGALLSGGQKQRIAIARAIIKNPVILLLDEATSALDSESELLVQNALDQASLGRTTLVVAHKLSTIRNADLIAVVSNGCIIETGTHNELINTPNGHYAKLAKLQTQLSINDDQDQIQEQQSILLSAARTSAGRTSTAKSSPKSPLPNDVNPIAISKISHSSPSFSRLLFLNSPEWKQGLIGTLSAIAFGSIQPLYALTIGGMISAFFAKSHQEMKHRIMNYSLIFTSLSVASITLNLIQHYNFAYMGAKLTKRIRLRMLEKILTFETAWFDEEKNSSGALCSRLSNEASMVKSLVADRVCLLVQTASSVTIAMIIGLVVAWKLALVMIAVQPLTILCFYTRKVLLSTLSTKFVKAQNQSTQIAVEAVYNHRIVTSFGSITKVLRLFDEAQEAPRMEARKKSWLAGIGMGSAQCVTFMCWALDFWYGGKLVQKREISSGDVFKTFFVLVSTGKVIAEAGSMTSDLAKSSTAVASVFEILDRQSLIPKAGEENNGIKLEKMSGKIELKNVDFSYPSRAKTLILNKFCLEVKAGKSIGLVGKSGCGKSTVIALIQRFYDVERGSVKIDNVDLRELDIHWYRQQTSLVSQEPVIYSGTIRDNILFGKQDANENEVVEAARSANAHDFISSLKDGYETQCGERGVQLSGGQKQRIAIARAIIRNPIILLLDEATSALDVQSEQVVQEALDRIMVGRTTIVVAHRLNTIKELDSIAYVLEGKIVEQGSYSQLKHKRGAFFNLANHQIQT; this is encoded by the exons ATGAAGTTGAAAAG CTTATATTTTGTCTACTTGGGATTGACAACTATGGTGGTGGCTTTTTTAG AAGGATATTGTTGGAGCAAAACAAGTGAGAGGCAAGTGTTGAGAATTAGGTACAAGTATTTGGAAGCTGTTCTTAGACAAGAAGTTGGTTTTTTTGATTCACAAGAAACAAACACTTCTGAAATCATTAATAGCATATCAAAGGACACTAATCTAATCCAAGAAGTTCTAAGTGAAAAG GTTCCTTTATTTTTGATGCAATCATCATCATTCATATCAGGGATAGCTTTTGCAACCTACTTTTCATGGAGATTAGCATTAGTAGCATTTCCAACACTCATCTTACTCATAATCCCAGGCATGATATATGGAAAATACCTAATCTACTTATCAAAATCATCCATGAAAGAGTATGGCAAAGCAAATGCAATTGTTCAACAAGCATTAAGCTCAATAAAAACAGTGTATTCATTCACAGCAGAGAAGAGAACAATGGAGAAATATTCAGAAATATTAGATAGAACTTCAAAGCTAGGAGTAAAACAAGGTATTGCTAAGGGTGTTGCAGTTGGAAGCATTGGTTTGTCTTTTGCAATTTGGGGGTTTCTTGCTTGGTATGGAAGTCATTTGGTTATGTATAAAGGAGAGAGTGGTGGAAGAATTTATGCTGCTGGAATTTGCTTCATTATGAGTGGATT GTCCTTAGGAGTGGTACTTCCGGATTTGAAATACTTCACAGAAGTATCAATTGCTGCATCAAGAATATTTGCAATGCTTGATAGAACACCAGAGATTGACGGTGAAGACACAACAAAAGGAACCACATTACAAACAATTAACGGAAACTTAAATTTCGAACATGTAAAATTCACATACCCTTCGCGTCAAGAAACTATTGTACTATGTGATTTCAATCTTCAAATCGAAGCGGGAAAAACTGTTGCATTAGTCGGTGCAAGCGGAAGCGGTAAGTCGACCGTAATAGCATTAGTACAAAGATTTTATGATGCTAATGAAGGTGTTGTTAGGGTGGACGGTTTTGATATAAAGAGTTTGCAGTTGAAATGGTTGAGAAGTAAAATGGGACTTGTGAGTCAAGAACATGCCATGTTTGGGACTTCTATTAAGGAGAATATTATGTTCGGAAAAAATGATGCTACTGTGGATGAGATTGTTGCTGCTGCTACGGCCGCTAATGCTCATAATTTCATTAGACAGCTTCCTGATGGTTATGAAACTAAA ATTGGAGAGAGGGGTGCACTTCTTTCAGGAGGACAAAAGCAAAGAATAGCCATTGCAAGAGCAATCATAAAAAATCCAGTAATTCTTCTACTTGATGAAGCTACTAGTGCACTTGATTCTGAATCTGAATTATTGGTTCAAAATGCTCTTGATCAAGCTTCTTTGGGAAGAACTACTTTG GTTGTTGCACACAAACTATCAACAATCAGAAATGCAGACCTAATAGCAGTTGTAAGCAATGGTTGTATCATTGAAACTGGGACACACAATGAACTCATCAACACACCAAATGGCCATTATGCAAAGTTAGCAAAACTACAAACACAATTAAGCATTAATGATGATCAAGATCAAATTCAAGAACAACAATCCATTCTTCTTTCTGCAGCAAGAACTAGTGCAGGTAGAACAAGCACTGCAAAATCAAGTCCGAAATCGCCATTACCTAATGATGTTAATCCAATCGCCATATCTAAAATCTCTCATTCGTCGCCTTCGTTTTCAAGGCTACTTTTCTTGAATTCGCCTGAATGGAAACAAGGACTAATTGGAACACTTTCGGCTATAGCCTTTGGTTCGATTCAACCTTTGTATGCATTAACAATCGGTGGAATGATTTCGGCTTTTTTCGCTAAAAGTCATCAAGAAATGAAACACAGAATCATGAACTATTCGTTGATTTTCACTTCTCTATCGGTTGCTTCGATTACACTCAATCTCATACAACACTACAATTTTGCTTATATGGGAGCAAAGTTAACAAAAAGGATAAGATTGCGTATGTTGGAGAAAATCTTAACCTTCGAAACTGCTTGGTTTGATGAAGAGAAAAATTCTAGTGGAGCATTGTGTTCGAGGTTAAGCAACGAAGCTTCGATGGTGAAATCGCTCGTTGCTGATAGAGTTTGTTTACTCGTTCAAACGGCTTCCTCTGTCACAATCGCGATGATCATAGGACTTGTCGTAGCATGGAAGCTAGCTCTTGTTATGATCGCGGTTCAACCGCTTACGATACTTTGTTTTTATACGCGAAAGGTTTTGCTTTCTACGCTTTCGACTAAATTCGTTAAGGCGCAGAACCAAAGCACGCAGATCGCGGTCGAGGCGGTTTATAATCACAGAATTGTAACTTCATTCGGAAGCATCACAAAAGTTTTGAGACTGTTCGACGAGGCGCAAGAGGCGCCGAGGATGGAAGCTAGGAAGAAATCATGGCTAGCTGGGATTGGTATGGGATCTGCTCAGTGTGTGACGTTTATGTGTTGGGCTTTGGATTTTTGGTATGGTGGAAAATTGGTTCAAAAGAGAGAAATTTCTTCTGGTGATGTGTTTAAAACCTTTTTTGTTTTGGTTAGTACCGGAAAAGTTATAGCTGAAGCTGGTAGCATGACTTCTGATCTTGCTAAAAGTTCAACTGCTGTTGCATCTGTGTTTGAAATTCTTGATAGACAATCACTTATTCCTAAG GCCGGAGAAGAAAACAATGGAATAAAATTGGAAAAAATGAGTGGAAAAATAGAGTTAAAGAATGTTGATTTTTCGTATCCGAGTAGAGCAAAGACACTAATTTTGAACAAATTTTGCTTGGAAGTGAAGGCAGGAAAAAGTATTGGACTAGTTGGAAAAAGTGGATGTGGAAAATCAACAGTGATTGCATTAATACAAAGATTCTATGATGTTGAAAGAGGATCAGTGAAAATTGATAATGTGGATTTAAGAGAATTAGATATTCATTGGTATAGACAACAAACTTCATTAGTAAGTCAAGAACCTGTGATTTATTCTGGTACCATACGTGATAATATTTTGTTTGGAAAACAAGATGCTAATGAAAATGAAGTTGTTGAGGCTGCTAGATCCGCAAATGCTCACGATTTCATTTC ATCATTGAAAGATGGATATGAAACACAATGTGGAGAAAGAGGAGTTCAATTATCAGGTGGACAAAAGCAAAGAATAGCAATTGCAAGGGCCATAATTAGAAATCCAATCATACTTCTACTTGATGAGGCAACAAGTGCTTTGGATGTACAATCAGAACAAGTTGTGCAAGAAGCACTTGATAGGATTATGGTAGGAAGAACAACCATTGTTGTGGCACATAGGCTTAATACAATCAAAGAACTTGATTCTATTGCTTATGTGTTAGAGGGTAAGATTGTGGAACAAGGAAGCTATTCCCAGCTTAAGCACAAGAGAGGTGCTTTTTTCAACCTTGCCAACCATCAAATCCAAACTTAG